A window from Bufo bufo chromosome 1, aBufBuf1.1, whole genome shotgun sequence encodes these proteins:
- the DBNL gene encoding drebrin-like protein yields the protein MSVNLSKNGAALQAAYKDVVDGKTKTDWALFTYEGNSNDIRLAGTGDGGLEELVDELSSGKVMYAFCRVQDPNSGLPKYVLINWTGEGVKDARKGACANHVSTMANFLKGAHVTINARADEDAEPDTIMEKVAKASGANYNFHKETSRGSDAPQGPVGSVYQKTNAMSEIKRVGKENFWAKAEKDEEERIQDEQRRTNLERERLERERKEREQKEAEERERRFKERAGAIDAQRMQQLDADKKDRDSAAQRSVSAREMFQQKERSMPSAPAASTQPGRLRSPFLHKSTSQPEPESPPSSPVKSVQEPPASPVYRAHQTPPESPVAPVFHAPPEPTVNVKEQSYEHEEEDLYQEPEEDVVYEEPPKEDSRVQQEEAIYEIGVDEDRGLCARALYDYQAADDTEISFDPDQIITHIEMIDEGWWRGYGPDGHFGMFPANYVERLE from the exons GGCTCTCTTCACGTATGAAGGCAACAGCAACGACATCAGACTGGCAGGGACCGGAG ATGGAGGCCTGGAAGAACTTGTGGATGAGCTGAGCAGCGGTAAAGTCATGTATGCCTTCTGCCGAGTGCAAGACCCCAACTCTGGTCTCCCCAAATATGTCCTTATTAACTGG ACAGGGGAAGGGGTGAAGGATGCCAGAAAAGGGGCTTGTGCCAATCACGTCAGTACTATGGCAAACTTTCTAAAG GGAGCCCATGTGACAATTAATGCCCGTGCTGATGAGGACGCGGAGCCAGACACCATCATGGAGAAGGTTGCCAAAGCTTCTGGAGCCAATTACAACTTCCATAAGGAGACCAGCAGAGGCAGTGATGCTCCCCAGGGCCCGGTG GGCTCTGTGTACCAGAAAACAAATGCAATGTCTGAAATAAAACGGGTTGGAAAAGAGAACTTCTGGGCCAAGGCAGAG AAAGATGAAGAGGAGCGCATACAGGATGAACAGAGAAGAACGAACCTGGAGAGGGAGAGATTGGAGAGGGAGCGTAAAGAGAGAGAGCAGAAAGAGGCAGAGGAGAGGGAAAGACGATTTAAGGAAAGGGCAGGAGCAATAGATGCCCAGAG GATGCAACAGCTAGACGCAGACAAAAAAGATCGG GACTCCGCTGCCCAGAGGTCAGTAAGTGCACGGGAGATGTTCCAACAGAAAGAGCGCTCTATGCCTAGTGCACCTGCGGCCAGCACCCAGCCTG GAAGGCTACGCAGTCCCTTCCTGCACAAGTCGACCAGTCAGCCTGAGCCAGAGTCTCCTCCATCATCCCCTGTAAAAAGTGTTCAAGAACCCCCTGCATCCCCTGTGTATCGTGCTCATCAGACACCTCCAGAGTCTCCTGTTGCCCCTGTATTTCATGCACCTCCAGAACCCACTGTCAATGTGAAAG AGCAATCCTATGAGCACGAGGAGGAGGATTTGTACCAGGAGCCCGAAGAAGACGTTGTCTACGAAGAGCCTCCTAAGGAGGATTCTAGA GTGCAGCAAGAGGAGGCCATCTATGAGATTGGGGTGGATGAAGACCGGGGACTGTGTGCCAGAGCGCTGTATGACTACCAAGCTG CCGATGATACGGAGATATCATTTGACCCCGACCAAATTATCACACACATCGAGATGATTGATGAGGGCTGGTGGCGTGGATATGGACCCGACGGGCATTTCGGCATGTTCCCTGCCAACTACGTGGAACGGCTGGAATGA